In [Leptolyngbya] sp. PCC 7376, a genomic segment contains:
- a CDS encoding HAMP domain-containing histidine kinase — protein sequence MVNQTTFSHFAGYIFVETIYQGTRTLVYGAITKQIVVETHSSSLKVQSEVGQGAEFYIYLSI from the coding sequence ATGGTCAACCAAACCACATTCTCTCACTTCGCAGGTTATATCTTTGTTGAAACAATCTACCAAGGGACACGCACTCTTGTTTATGGGGCGATCACCAAGCAAATCGTAGTGGAAACTCACAGTAGCAGTCTGAAGGTTCAGTCTGAAGTAGGCCAGGGTGCAGAGTTTTACATTTATCTTTCTATTTAA